The genomic stretch TCACCCACGAGCCTCAAGGTCACGCTCCGCATGCTGCGCGAGGCCCGCCGCTCGAGGGACCTCGAAACCTGCCTCGAACGCGAATTCGCCGGCACCCTCCAGGTGGTGAAAGTCCCCGACTTCTATGAAGGCATCCGGGCGGCAATCATCGACAAGGACCGCAACCCGAAATGGTCCCCAGCGACGCTGGAGGATGTGGCGCCGGAGAGCGTGGAGGCGTTTTTTGCCGCGAGGGATGTGCGGTTGTTTGGGTAGTTGGATCAAACCGAGCCTGGCAACGGATCGATGGCGCTGACGACGCGGGCAACAATCTCGTCGACCGTCGCCTTGTCCAACGTCTCGATGAAACTCGCCGAACGTTGCTGAACTCGGGCCGCGATATCGAAACTGCGCACTTGATTGCAGACCGCGATACCCGTCGTATCGTGTCCGTGGATTGGCACGGCAAGTCCGATGTCACGTGTGAAGGCACCGCCAGTAGTCACCGGAACGGTCATGCACACACCGAATACATTGATTTCATGCGGCGTAATGACAACGAACCTATGCCGGTTTTTCATTTCGCGCCCGGCGACCGGATTGGGATCGATCCAGTAGACATCGCCCCGGCGAGGAACACCGCTGCGGACCATCAGCCGATCTCGCGACCAATGGCATCGCCGTCCATGGTCTCAGCCAAAGAAGCATTGAGTTGAGCCAGTTCTTCGGCACCGACCAGCAATTCCGCCAGAGTATAGCGCTTGACACCGGCCCGCAGTGGCTTTGCCACCAACTCGCCGTTCTGGACATCGAGAGACAGCTGATCACCAACCTCGACGGCCATGAGCTTGAGCAGCGCTGGCGGAATGGTGACCACCGCAGCTCCACCCTGCTTTCGTACCTTCGTCGTTACCGTCATTCTCACCTCCGGATTGTGCTACAAATATAGCACATCAAGACCAGCGCACAACACTCACTCAATCTCATACGGCATCGGGTTCCTTACCCGATGATCCACCACCAGCTTCCTTTTCAACGGCGGCACGGCGCGGCTGGTGCATTTGATGCGCTCGCAGATGCGGCAGGAGATGCCGATGGGGTCGAAGGCGCCGCGGCTGGAGAGGTCGAGGTCGTCGGCATAGACGAAGGCGCCGGCATAGGAGATCTCGCAGCCAAGCGCCAAGGCATAGCGCGGATTGGCGGCGCGGAAGCCGGCGGAGCCTTTCGACACTTGGGTCGCGATGCAGAGATAGCGCACGCCATCGGGCGTTTCCGCCGTCTGGCGGATGATCCGGCCAGGCGTCTCGAAGGCCTGATGGGCATTCCACAGCGGACAGGCCGCCCCGAAGCGGGCGAATTGCAGCCGCGCCGCGCTATGCCGCTTGGTGATGTTGCCGGCCCGGTCGATGCGGGCAAAGAAGATCGGCACGCCCTTGAGGCCGGGCCGCTGCAGCGTCGAGAGCCGGTGGCAGACCTGTTCGAGCGAGGCCTCGAAGCGGGCGGCGAGCAGTTCGATGTCGTGGCGCAGATCCCGCGCGGCAGTGAGGAAGCTGCGATAGGGCAGGATCAGCGCGCCGGCGAAATAGTTGTAGAGCCCCATGCGACAGATCTCGACCGCCTCTTCGCTGCGGAAATTGGCCTGTTTCAGCACCTGGTCGATCTTCGTGGCTGCCGCCAGCTGGGCAATCTGGATGGAGATCTGGAAATCGCGGGTGGGGGCCGAGGCGTAGCGGCTGACGGTCAGGATCCGCCCCACCGGATCGAAACGGCGGATTGCCTCGTCACCCGCTTCGCCGCGCACGACGCGCACGCCATGCCGCGCCTCAAGATAGTCAGAAAGGGCTGCGTAATTCTCCCCTCCCCGAGCTTCAGTTCGGTTGCCAGTTGCTCGGCGGCGAGGTCGAGATCGTGAATGTAGTTATCGACGAAATGGAAGAAGTCGCGCACCTCGTCGTAAGGCGTCACCTCCTGGCTGGGTGCTGCCCCCAGCCGGTCATCAAGGCTCGCCAGCTGCTCATTGCCCCGCCGATAGGCGTGGTGCGCGGCAATCAGCGCATGGGCGAAGCCGGGGGCGTTCTGGGTGACGAGCTTCAGCTCCTGCACGCTTGGCGAATAGGTCTCGAACAAGGGATCGGAGAGTGCCTCCGTCAGCGCCGACATCAGCCGGTCGTTCTGGCCTGAGGACAACTCGGTGATGTCGATACCGAACTTTTCCGCCAGCGACAGCAGCACCGAGGCCGAGACAGGGCGCTGATTGTTTTCGATCTGGTTGAGATAGCT from Peteryoungia desertarenae encodes the following:
- a CDS encoding AbrB/MazE/SpoVT family DNA-binding domain-containing protein; protein product: MTVTTKVRKQGGAAVVTIPPALLKLMAVEVGDQLSLDVQNGELVAKPLRAGVKRYTLAELLVGAEELAQLNASLAETMDGDAIGREIG
- a CDS encoding type II toxin-antitoxin system PemK/MazF family toxin is translated as MVRSGVPRRGDVYWIDPNPVAGREMKNRHRFVVITPHEINVFGVCMTVPVTTGGAFTRDIGLAVPIHGHDTTGIAVCNQVRSFDIAARVQQRSASFIETLDKATVDEIVARVVSAIDPLPGSV